The Solibacillus daqui genome has a segment encoding these proteins:
- a CDS encoding DinB family protein: MYRIAEDFVQEWANASKGALKVMQAIPNDKMEVAIVEGHNSLGWLSWHLVKVAGAFGHFAGLQIPAPGPDMEQPETMAEIVEMYEEVREAYKKEVASLTEEQLLEEVPAFGGTMKRGALLRVVITHQTHHVGQMTVLLRQAGLNVPPVMGPTKEMQ; this comes from the coding sequence ATGTATCGTATAGCAGAAGATTTTGTTCAAGAATGGGCAAATGCATCTAAAGGAGCATTAAAAGTAATGCAGGCAATTCCGAATGACAAGATGGAAGTGGCCATTGTGGAAGGCCATAACTCTTTAGGTTGGCTATCATGGCATTTAGTTAAAGTGGCAGGAGCATTTGGTCACTTTGCTGGCTTACAAATTCCAGCACCTGGTCCAGATATGGAACAACCTGAAACGATGGCTGAAATCGTAGAAATGTATGAAGAAGTGCGCGAAGCTTATAAAAAAGAAGTAGCATCTTTGACAGAAGAGCAGCTTCTTGAAGAAGTACCGGCATTTGGCGGTACAATGAAACGCGGCGCCTTATTACGCGTAGTAATTACGCATCAAACGCATCACGTTGGACAAATGACGGTATTATTGCGTCAAGCTGGATTAAACGTACCACCTGTAATGGGACCAACAAAAGAAATGCAATAA
- a CDS encoding polysaccharide deacetylase family protein, with protein sequence MSKNILMIGILFGLVSSLVFWWLKSPLGTKAENMHISATYNEQQGYEQFVKQLPQQKWDKMNWNSPFYMNNGGLPRYIRDCEAYITVSEILVKQEEPKEEPKEEPQKELIEKPQQEVQRKRIALTFDDGPNDKNTVQILSILQKYDVKATFFVIGLNVVKHPEIVKLAAQQGHEIASHTWSHKNLTKLTPAQLHDEIDRASNAIFEAIGQYPTTYRPPYGAINANVRDEIKMKSILWNIDTMDWQHKTPAKTLANVKLHAKDGGVILMHDIHKETAEALEAVIQYLIQENYEFVTVEELYK encoded by the coding sequence ATGAGCAAAAATATATTAATGATTGGTATTTTATTTGGATTAGTGAGTTCACTTGTTTTTTGGTGGTTAAAAAGTCCACTTGGTACAAAAGCAGAGAATATGCATATTAGTGCAACGTATAACGAGCAACAAGGTTATGAACAATTTGTAAAGCAATTACCACAGCAAAAATGGGATAAAATGAATTGGAACTCGCCTTTTTATATGAATAATGGTGGACTTCCCCGTTATATCCGTGATTGTGAAGCATACATAACGGTTAGTGAAATATTGGTGAAACAAGAAGAACCAAAAGAGGAACCAAAAGAGGAGCCTCAAAAGGAATTGATAGAAAAACCTCAGCAAGAAGTACAGCGCAAACGAATTGCGCTAACATTTGATGATGGCCCTAACGATAAAAACACAGTACAAATTTTATCTATATTGCAAAAGTATGATGTAAAAGCGACATTTTTTGTAATTGGATTGAATGTAGTAAAGCATCCGGAAATTGTAAAGTTAGCAGCACAACAAGGTCATGAAATTGCTAGCCATACATGGAGCCATAAAAACTTAACAAAATTAACACCTGCTCAATTGCATGACGAAATTGACCGTGCTAGCAATGCGATATTTGAGGCAATAGGACAATATCCAACAACATACCGTCCGCCATACGGAGCGATTAATGCAAACGTGCGTGATGAAATCAAGATGAAATCGATATTGTGGAACATCGATACAATGGATTGGCAGCATAAAACACCTGCTAAAACACTTGCAAATGTAAAATTACATGCGAAAGATGGTGGCGTTATTTTAATGCATGATATTCATAAGGAAACGGCAGAAGCATTAGAGGCTGTTATTCAATATTTAATACAGGAAAACTATGAATTTGTGACGGTAGAAGAATTATATAAATAG
- a CDS encoding putative RNA methyltransferase, with product MGLLSKRAQSIQQLQQSIEIFACPLCKQQMTMSDEGKMSCPSNHSFDVAKQGYIYLLSRPIQSMYSKELFESRHEVIQSGIYDNVQQVIAGEINVQHPIILDTGCGEGSHLHRICQKLEGALGIGVDISKEGIMAAAKFYEDQLWCVGDLANSPYNEASFDCILNILSPANYEEFKRLLKPGGKVIKVVPQENYLKELRVQAFADSEKENYTNEQTVARFTASFNNVDVKRVTYTIPLKPNLVQKLLEMTPMGWHIEQKENIELQHITIDLDILIGMR from the coding sequence ATGGGTCTATTATCAAAACGCGCGCAAAGCATTCAACAACTTCAACAATCAATTGAAATTTTTGCATGCCCACTTTGCAAACAACAGATGACAATGAGTGATGAAGGTAAAATGAGTTGCCCATCGAACCATTCTTTTGATGTTGCAAAACAAGGCTATATATATTTATTAAGTCGTCCAATACAGTCAATGTATTCAAAGGAATTATTTGAATCGCGTCATGAAGTGATTCAATCAGGAATATATGACAATGTACAACAAGTTATTGCCGGGGAAATAAACGTCCAACATCCTATTATTTTAGATACGGGCTGTGGTGAAGGCTCACATCTACATCGAATTTGCCAAAAGCTTGAAGGGGCGTTGGGAATTGGTGTCGATATTTCAAAAGAAGGGATTATGGCGGCAGCTAAATTTTATGAGGATCAATTATGGTGTGTAGGTGATTTAGCAAATAGTCCTTATAATGAAGCCTCATTTGATTGTATTTTGAATATTTTGTCACCTGCCAATTATGAGGAATTCAAACGTTTATTAAAACCAGGTGGTAAGGTTATTAAAGTTGTGCCACAGGAAAATTATTTGAAAGAATTGCGTGTGCAGGCATTTGCAGATTCTGAAAAAGAAAATTATACAAACGAGCAAACGGTAGCTCGATTTACGGCAAGCTTTAATAATGTTGATGTAAAGCGTGTAACGTATACGATTCCGCTAAAACCAAATCTTGTACAAAAATTACTAGAAATGACGCCAATGGGATGGCATATTGAACAAAAGGAAAACATTGAACTTCAACATATCACGATTGATTTAGACATATTAATTGGAATGAGGTAG
- a CDS encoding SDR family oxidoreductase: protein MRLKDKVAVVTGAASGMGKAIAILFAKEGAKVVVSDLTLEGAGATVSEITALGGTATAVVSNVAVEADIHKLIKAAQNSYGTLDILVNNAGIMDDFSPVGDVKDEMWDRVFDVNVKGVMRGIRQAMPVFLEKGAGTIINIASVGGLYGSRAGAAYTAAKHAVVGLTKNTAFQYAEKGIKCNAIAPGGVNTNISTSFQSPNEDGLSRAMAGAGFNPRTGEPDDIARVALFLASEDSDFVNGVVITADAGWTAY, encoded by the coding sequence ATGAGATTAAAAGACAAAGTAGCGGTTGTAACAGGGGCAGCTTCAGGTATGGGGAAAGCAATTGCCATATTATTTGCAAAGGAAGGCGCAAAAGTAGTCGTTTCAGATTTGACTCTTGAAGGTGCAGGAGCAACTGTTTCAGAAATTACTGCATTAGGTGGTACGGCAACTGCTGTCGTATCAAATGTAGCAGTGGAAGCAGATATCCACAAGTTAATTAAAGCTGCTCAAAATAGTTACGGTACACTTGATATTTTAGTAAATAACGCAGGCATTATGGATGATTTCTCTCCAGTAGGTGACGTGAAAGATGAAATGTGGGATCGCGTATTTGATGTTAACGTTAAAGGTGTTATGCGCGGAATTCGTCAAGCGATGCCAGTCTTTTTAGAAAAAGGGGCAGGTACAATTATTAACATAGCTTCTGTTGGTGGGCTGTATGGTTCACGTGCAGGTGCGGCATATACAGCGGCAAAGCATGCGGTAGTTGGGCTTACGAAAAATACGGCTTTCCAATATGCAGAAAAAGGGATTAAATGTAATGCAATTGCCCCAGGTGGTGTGAATACAAATATTAGTACAAGTTTCCAAAGTCCGAATGAGGACGGTCTTTCTCGTGCAATGGCAGGTGCTGGATTTAATCCACGTACGGGTGAACCGGACGATATTGCACGTGTAGCCTTATTTTTAGCATCAGAAGACTCCGATTTTGTAAATGGTGTTGTCATTACAGCTGATGCTGGATGGACAGCCTACTAA
- a CDS encoding DNA-deoxyinosine glycosylase, whose protein sequence is MQPIQNVLPPIVDENTRILVVGSMPGKQSLDKQQYYGNARNHFWPIIGELFQVEIPDNYEERIALLRSNKIGLWDSIASCERKGSLDATIKNETPNDFAKLFEQYPQVQLVLFNGSKSLDVFKKHVGLQVLENRAYKKMPSTSPIPGKNIKSFNEKVAMWQMMKAYM, encoded by the coding sequence ATGCAACCTATTCAAAATGTCTTGCCACCAATTGTTGATGAAAACACGCGTATATTAGTTGTCGGTTCGATGCCGGGTAAGCAATCGCTCGACAAACAGCAATATTATGGCAATGCGCGTAACCACTTTTGGCCAATTATCGGTGAACTTTTTCAAGTTGAAATTCCAGATAACTATGAAGAAAGAATAGCTCTCTTACGTTCAAATAAAATCGGGTTATGGGATTCGATTGCAAGCTGTGAACGGAAAGGTAGCTTAGATGCGACGATTAAAAACGAAACACCGAATGACTTTGCAAAGTTGTTTGAACAATACCCACAAGTTCAACTCGTCTTGTTTAATGGTAGTAAAAGCTTGGATGTATTTAAAAAGCATGTTGGTTTACAGGTACTTGAAAACCGTGCATACAAAAAAATGCCATCAACAAGTCCTATTCCAGGGAAGAATATTAAATCATTCAATGAAAAAGTGGCAATGTGGCAAATGATGAAAGCATATATGTAA
- a CDS encoding amidohydrolase, with translation MKQLWTNGVIYTMENEWEVVQAVLVESGKILATGTLDNLQPLADEIIDLQGMTMYPGFVDSHLHMIGHGEKLKRLDLTKAKSGEQLLQLIGEAVNKLEPGQWLIGDGWNENQFTDGAIPTIEQLDTVTSNPVYLNRICHHVALVNSAALEQANISVTTQDPKGGKFGRSEDGQLNGLLYEQAMNSVSETFQQQGEAYIESLVHSLELAIADMQRYGLTGGHTEEMGYFGEYTNPLTAYQRTVGEHKNFRVNLLRHHSVFEQMNEQHAAFNEPFIEPGAMKFYADGSFGGSTAALLEPYANDATNKGMLIHTNEQIETLVQLARKYNEAVAIHLIGDAGVEQVLTYLEKYPVPQGKRDRLIHCCYISDSQLQRIKKLPVILDLQPAFVTSDFPWVLEKLGHHRKGHVYAWKTFIEEGLICAAGTDAPIEAISPFETIYAAVERKKNTDTHDGYAPEQKLTRYEAVKMYTFGSAQAICKEHERGLIKEGFDADFTILDFDLLTCTPEEILQATALKTVVAGKIVYEKCSFTN, from the coding sequence ATGAAGCAACTGTGGACAAATGGCGTTATTTACACAATGGAAAATGAGTGGGAAGTAGTGCAGGCCGTACTTGTTGAGAGTGGAAAAATACTCGCAACAGGAACACTAGACAATTTACAGCCGTTAGCAGATGAAATAATCGATTTACAAGGCATGACAATGTATCCAGGCTTTGTAGATAGTCATTTACACATGATAGGGCACGGTGAAAAACTGAAACGCCTAGATTTAACAAAAGCTAAAAGTGGAGAACAGCTTTTGCAATTGATCGGTGAAGCTGTGAATAAACTGGAACCGGGGCAGTGGCTTATTGGGGACGGCTGGAATGAAAATCAATTTACAGATGGTGCTATCCCTACAATAGAACAATTAGATACAGTTACATCTAATCCAGTGTATCTAAACCGCATTTGTCACCATGTTGCGCTCGTGAATTCAGCAGCACTTGAGCAAGCCAATATTTCCGTTACCACGCAAGATCCTAAAGGCGGAAAGTTTGGACGCTCGGAGGATGGTCAATTGAATGGCTTATTATATGAGCAAGCGATGAATAGTGTGTCCGAAACATTCCAGCAGCAAGGCGAGGCGTACATTGAAAGTCTAGTACATTCACTAGAGCTGGCGATTGCAGATATGCAGCGTTATGGCTTAACAGGTGGTCATACGGAGGAGATGGGCTATTTTGGAGAATATACAAATCCATTAACGGCATATCAGCGAACAGTTGGAGAGCATAAAAACTTCCGTGTGAATTTACTGCGCCATCACTCCGTATTTGAACAGATGAATGAACAACATGCGGCGTTTAACGAACCATTTATTGAGCCAGGTGCGATGAAGTTCTATGCAGATGGCTCATTTGGTGGTTCAACTGCCGCACTTCTTGAACCATATGCAAATGACGCAACAAATAAAGGAATGCTTATTCATACGAATGAACAAATAGAGACGCTTGTTCAATTAGCACGTAAATATAATGAGGCCGTAGCGATTCATTTAATTGGCGATGCTGGTGTTGAGCAAGTGCTTACATATTTAGAGAAGTATCCTGTACCACAAGGAAAGCGTGATCGTTTAATTCATTGCTGCTATATTTCGGATAGCCAATTACAGCGTATAAAGAAACTTCCTGTTATTTTGGATTTGCAACCGGCATTTGTGACGTCTGATTTTCCGTGGGTGCTTGAAAAGTTAGGGCATCACCGGAAAGGGCATGTCTATGCGTGGAAAACATTCATAGAGGAAGGGTTAATTTGTGCGGCAGGTACAGATGCACCAATTGAAGCGATTAGTCCGTTTGAAACGATTTATGCTGCAGTGGAACGTAAAAAAAACACGGATACACATGATGGATATGCTCCTGAGCAAAAATTAACGCGCTATGAAGCGGTGAAAATGTATACGTTTGGTAGTGCACAAGCGATTTGTAAGGAGCATGAGCGCGGACTGATAAAAGAGGGCTTTGATGCGGATTTTACGATTTTAGATTTTGATTTGTTAACCTGTACGCCAGAGGAAATATTACAAGCAACGGCATTGAAAACCGTAGTAGCTGGGAAAATTGTTTACGAAAAATGCTCATTTACTAATTGA
- a CDS encoding TSUP family transporter codes for MGFDVDPQLVFILMCFGFLAAFIDSVVGGGGLISLPALMFSGLSPSVAVATNKLAGTMGSLTSTITFYRSGKLDIKSVKKYIPFVFLFSMIGAWIVHLLDPNVLKPLMLIMLAVVAVYTILKKDWGSTTSVKTLSKPKYILFFIIIGLIGFYDGFLGPGTGSFLIFAFLMVGYDFLKAAGNAKLLNLTSNIAALLMFMYLGQVNYMYGLIMGVSQIAGAIVGSRFAIRQGSGYVRVLFIIVTFTLLAKNAYDYFF; via the coding sequence ATGGGTTTTGATGTTGATCCGCAACTCGTCTTTATTTTAATGTGCTTCGGATTTTTAGCGGCTTTTATTGATTCAGTTGTTGGAGGAGGAGGTCTTATTTCGTTGCCTGCACTTATGTTTAGTGGGCTTAGTCCCTCTGTAGCTGTTGCGACGAATAAGCTTGCAGGTACGATGGGGTCATTAACAAGTACAATTACATTTTATCGTTCTGGTAAACTAGATATTAAATCCGTAAAAAAATATATTCCATTTGTATTTTTATTCTCCATGATTGGAGCATGGATTGTACATTTGCTTGATCCGAATGTGTTGAAGCCATTGATGCTCATTATGCTTGCGGTCGTTGCGGTATATACGATTTTAAAAAAAGATTGGGGAAGTACTACCTCGGTTAAGACATTATCTAAACCAAAATACATTTTATTTTTTATTATTATCGGGCTGATTGGCTTTTATGATGGCTTTTTAGGTCCAGGGACGGGCTCATTTTTAATCTTTGCATTTTTAATGGTCGGCTATGATTTTTTGAAAGCAGCTGGTAATGCCAAATTATTAAATCTCACAAGTAATATTGCGGCCTTGCTGATGTTTATGTATTTAGGGCAGGTCAATTATATGTACGGGCTCATTATGGGGGTATCACAAATTGCTGGTGCGATTGTTGGTTCACGCTTTGCAATTCGGCAGGGAAGTGGTTATGTACGTGTGCTGTTTATCATCGTCACTTTTACACTACTCGCTAAAAATGCTTATGATTATTTCTTTTAA
- a CDS encoding fructose-2,6-bisphosphatase, with translation MKKLVFVLLMTVVLAACGTDEKNPTNTGQGNLEESEVIVLYKADSNAEYTMPFEVTFAGNDADFVPFIFENVNKHDVELLDYTFENDNKSLILNLGDDVYSIQGSAGAAMFVETLAKSYFENFSELEEITFIYKGSYESILDHMNIGEPYTRQVFDM, from the coding sequence ATGAAAAAGTTAGTTTTTGTACTATTAATGACGGTTGTGTTAGCTGCTTGTGGAACGGATGAAAAAAATCCTACAAATACAGGGCAAGGTAACTTAGAAGAATCAGAAGTAATTGTACTTTATAAAGCGGATAGTAATGCGGAATATACAATGCCATTTGAAGTAACGTTTGCAGGCAATGATGCGGATTTTGTACCGTTTATTTTTGAAAATGTCAATAAGCATGATGTGGAGCTATTAGATTATACCTTTGAGAATGATAATAAAAGCTTGATTTTAAATTTAGGTGATGATGTTTATTCCATTCAAGGTTCGGCTGGAGCAGCAATGTTTGTCGAGACATTGGCGAAATCCTATTTTGAAAATTTCTCGGAACTTGAAGAAATTACGTTCATTTACAAAGGCTCATATGAATCCATTTTAGACCATATGAATATTGGAGAGCCGTATACACGACAAGTTTTTGATATGTAG
- a CDS encoding DUF554 domain-containing protein, whose amino-acid sequence MFGTIVNTVLIILGTLIGTVLKKGIKEEYQATLFNAMGFAAVALGANAVVQNMPKSAYPVLFIVSLAIGSFVGAALNLAGRFNRIVGRFGNSNLNKGLSTAILLFCIGTLSILGPIESALHNNHTYLLTNATLDFVTSIALAATYGIGIMFSAVVLFFWQGGIYLLAGYLEPFLTEGLMAEVSIVGGVLIFASGLSILGIKDSKTLNMLPALLVPVVWYIIISFL is encoded by the coding sequence ATGTTTGGAACAATTGTCAATACAGTATTGATTATTTTAGGGACGCTAATTGGTACAGTATTGAAAAAGGGTATTAAAGAGGAGTATCAAGCAACGTTATTTAATGCAATGGGCTTTGCGGCGGTCGCTTTAGGTGCGAATGCAGTTGTGCAAAATATGCCGAAAAGTGCGTATCCCGTATTATTTATTGTTAGCTTGGCAATTGGCAGCTTTGTCGGTGCGGCACTTAATCTAGCTGGAAGATTTAATAGGATTGTTGGCCGCTTTGGAAATTCGAATTTAAACAAAGGGCTTTCAACCGCCATTTTATTATTTTGTATCGGCACATTATCGATTTTAGGACCGATTGAAAGTGCATTACATAATAACCATACCTATTTATTAACAAATGCCACGCTGGATTTTGTAACGTCGATAGCATTGGCAGCAACATACGGCATCGGAATAATGTTTTCAGCGGTTGTCCTATTTTTCTGGCAGGGCGGCATTTATTTATTAGCGGGTTATTTAGAGCCATTTTTAACGGAAGGCTTAATGGCGGAAGTATCCATTGTTGGTGGTGTGCTTATTTTCGCGTCAGGGTTATCGATTTTAGGGATAAAGGATAGCAAAACATTGAATATGCTACCCGCCCTTTTGGTACCGGTTGTTTGGTATATCATCATCAGTTTTCTATAA
- a CDS encoding nuclease-related domain-containing protein: MTLLLIILVIFTIGYFMVNIYRHDNSTFYKLTSYSYLDLLTSKKIRTLYKLVGVLDQVNGTHKILVNIQVPVNDALKTIDAMLLHESGIYVMNIRAKSGWINGRERDHEWKELLHKGKSRTFSNPIHETKRLMFALRDQLAEVDEHAFQSVVLFTDDCSFQQIEIQSDNVEVLKMKDLKKWTSSIKGNVISETDIQTLFVTLEGSMSKKNAILKADKTVSV; encoded by the coding sequence GTGACGCTACTACTAATAATATTAGTAATTTTTACTATCGGTTATTTTATGGTGAATATATACCGTCATGATAATTCAACGTTTTACAAATTGACGAGTTATTCCTATTTAGATTTGTTAACTAGTAAAAAAATCCGTACTCTGTACAAACTTGTGGGTGTGTTAGATCAAGTAAATGGCACACATAAAATTTTGGTGAATATACAAGTACCAGTAAACGATGCACTAAAAACAATTGATGCCATGTTATTACATGAGTCGGGTATCTATGTAATGAACATTAGAGCAAAATCAGGTTGGATTAATGGTCGTGAACGTGATCACGAATGGAAAGAGTTATTACATAAGGGAAAAAGTCGTACATTTAGTAATCCAATTCATGAAACGAAGCGTCTTATGTTTGCCTTACGAGATCAGCTAGCTGAAGTTGATGAACATGCGTTCCAATCGGTTGTGTTATTTACGGATGATTGCTCATTTCAGCAAATTGAAATTCAATCAGACAATGTAGAAGTGTTAAAAATGAAAGATCTAAAAAAGTGGACGAGCTCTATAAAGGGGAACGTCATTTCCGAAACAGACATTCAAACACTATTCGTTACATTGGAGGGCTCAATGAGTAAAAAGAATGCTATTTTAAAAGCAGATAAGACAGTGTCTGTTTAA
- a CDS encoding YjjG family noncanonical pyrimidine nucleotidase, producing the protein MKDYQFLFFDLDDTLLDFKEAEKIALPKLFAAHDFPLTPEVERFYHELNSGLWNSLEQGLVTRQELMATRFGKTFEHFGRTADGLALDAEFRSYLAESNVFVEGALETIQLLAQKNELYITSNGVSETQYKRLQVTGLAPYFKQVFVSEDTGYQKPMKPFFDYVFDRIPHFDPTKAMIIGDSYSADIIGGAGAGIDTCWLNPLKKVPTSTIQPTYTIEKLEQLVTLLQHDN; encoded by the coding sequence ATGAAGGATTACCAATTTTTATTTTTTGATTTAGATGATACATTATTAGATTTTAAAGAAGCAGAAAAAATAGCTTTACCAAAATTATTTGCAGCGCATGATTTCCCGCTAACACCAGAAGTAGAACGTTTTTACCATGAGTTAAATAGTGGACTGTGGAACTCTTTAGAGCAAGGACTGGTAACTCGTCAAGAGCTAATGGCAACACGCTTTGGTAAAACATTTGAACATTTTGGACGCACAGCGGACGGGCTTGCATTGGATGCAGAATTCCGCAGCTACTTAGCAGAGAGCAATGTGTTTGTAGAGGGAGCTTTAGAAACGATTCAACTATTAGCACAAAAAAATGAGTTGTATATTACGTCAAACGGGGTTTCTGAAACACAATACAAACGTTTACAAGTAACAGGATTAGCACCATACTTTAAGCAAGTATTTGTCTCTGAAGATACTGGCTATCAAAAGCCGATGAAACCATTTTTTGATTATGTATTTGACCGTATTCCGCATTTTGACCCAACAAAGGCAATGATTATCGGTGATTCATATAGCGCAGATATAATTGGAGGAGCGGGAGCTGGTATCGATACATGCTGGCTAAATCCATTAAAAAAAGTACCAACATCAACTATTCAGCCAACATATACAATTGAGAAATTAGAGCAGCTTGTCACATTACTTCAACATGATAATTAG
- a CDS encoding ABC transporter ATP-binding protein yields the protein MFNVFVKLKWFFKEYRKQYTLAITLLMIASVVEILPPWILGEAIDTMTNGEMDNTQLFKYVGFTLIAAVASYSLNFVWQYQLFGGSIALDRILRKKLMHQFLQMTPTFYEKNRTGDLMAKATNDLNSVTLTAGFGIMTLIDSTVYMALIILAMGFFISWKLTFFAMLPIPIMAIIIQYLGKIVHERYMTAQEAFGEMNDSVLESVAGTRVIRAYVQETKDEQRFSDMSENIFAKNMRVAYINGLFMPITKIGTGICYVIALGYGAVLVSNGQLTVGQLVSFNVYLGLAIWPMFAIGELINVMQQGSASLDRVQDTLDYEADVKNPLAATAYATPNSIGFSEFTFQYPLSQAKNLQQISLNLQKGQTLGIVGKTGAGKTTFIRQLLREYPLGDGHIVINDTDLSNMNKEQILDWIGYVPQDHVLFSRTIRENILFGKEDATRADINEAIRLADFEKDLTNLPLGIETLVGEKGVSLSGGQKQRVSIARALIKDPEILILDDSLSAVDAKTESKIIENIQTERAGKTTIISTHRLSGIQHADEIIVLDDGLIVERGTHEELLQLGGWYKEQFDRQQLEEVE from the coding sequence ATGTTTAATGTATTTGTCAAACTGAAATGGTTTTTTAAAGAATACCGCAAGCAATACACCCTCGCGATTACTTTACTAATGATAGCGAGCGTTGTCGAAATCTTGCCACCTTGGATTTTAGGTGAAGCAATCGACACGATGACAAATGGTGAAATGGATAATACACAACTATTCAAATATGTAGGGTTCACGCTAATTGCAGCAGTGGCGAGCTATTCGCTGAACTTTGTATGGCAATATCAGCTATTTGGTGGCTCTATTGCCTTGGACCGAATTTTACGTAAAAAATTAATGCATCAATTTTTACAAATGACTCCAACGTTTTACGAAAAAAACCGTACTGGTGATTTAATGGCCAAAGCAACAAATGATTTAAATTCCGTTACATTAACAGCTGGTTTTGGGATTATGACGTTAATCGATTCAACTGTCTATATGGCACTCATTATTTTAGCGATGGGCTTCTTCATTTCATGGAAGCTAACATTTTTTGCAATGCTTCCAATTCCAATCATGGCAATCATCATTCAATATCTAGGTAAAATTGTTCATGAGCGCTATATGACTGCACAAGAGGCATTTGGCGAAATGAATGATAGCGTACTTGAATCAGTTGCTGGTACACGTGTTATTCGTGCCTATGTTCAAGAAACAAAAGACGAACAGCGCTTCAGTGATATGAGCGAAAATATTTTCGCGAAAAATATGCGCGTTGCTTACATTAACGGTCTTTTCATGCCAATCACAAAAATCGGTACTGGGATTTGTTATGTGATCGCACTCGGTTATGGTGCTGTACTTGTTTCCAATGGGCAATTAACAGTCGGTCAGCTTGTATCGTTTAATGTTTATTTAGGCTTAGCAATTTGGCCTATGTTTGCGATTGGGGAATTAATTAACGTTATGCAACAAGGGAGTGCTTCTCTAGACCGTGTACAAGATACACTAGATTACGAGGCAGATGTAAAAAACCCATTAGCTGCAACAGCTTACGCAACACCAAACTCTATTGGATTCTCTGAATTCACATTCCAATATCCTTTATCTCAAGCGAAAAACTTACAGCAAATTTCTCTTAATTTACAAAAAGGGCAAACGCTTGGAATCGTCGGAAAAACAGGTGCTGGAAAAACGACATTCATCCGCCAGCTACTGCGTGAATATCCGCTTGGTGACGGGCACATCGTGATTAACGATACAGATTTATCAAATATGAACAAAGAGCAAATTTTAGACTGGATTGGCTATGTGCCACAAGATCACGTGTTATTCTCACGTACGATTCGTGAAAACATTCTATTCGGTAAAGAAGATGCAACGAGGGCTGATATTAATGAAGCGATTCGTTTAGCAGACTTCGAAAAAGACTTAACAAATTTACCACTTGGCATAGAAACACTTGTTGGTGAAAAAGGCGTTTCATTATCAGGTGGGCAAAAGCAGCGTGTATCCATTGCACGTGCCCTAATTAAAGACCCAGAAATTTTAATTTTAGATGATTCGTTATCAGCGGTAGACGCGAAAACCGAATCAAAAATTATCGAAAACATTCAAACAGAGCGTGCTGGAAAAACGACCATTATTTCTACACATCGCTTATCCGGAATTCAACATGCCGATGAAATTATCGTGCTTGACGATGGACTGATTGTAGAACGTGGTACACATGAAGAGCTTCTTCAATTAGGTGGTTGGTATAAAGAACAATTCGACCGCCAGCAGCTTGAGGAGGTGGAATAA